Genomic segment of Chitinivibrionia bacterium:
AATGCACCAGAATTTCGTCCAAAGTCGATACGTCTTCGTAGCAATGAACGCTTGTTCCCTCGTAAAGTTTTTTGACTTGAGTCTGCTTATTTATAGGAATATTTACAAGGATAATTACCATTTGCTTAAATTTCGGCGACTTTGTAAATTCCAAATAACAAGATTGCAGGGTTGTTCCTGCCGATTCCCAATCCGCAACAAGAACATTCGGGAAATTTTTGCGCAAATTTTTCTTCAAACTTCCCTTAGAACCTGCTTTTTTTATGCGGTATCCCTCGCTTTCAAGCAAAAATTTAAGCGAAACGCTGTGTCCTTCACTGCCGACAAGTTTAATTTTGCTTATCGCGCTCGGTATAAGCATAGCAATTTTTCGCTTGTATTTCTTTCTCTTAAAAAGCTTGGAAATATTGGAAATCAACATAATAACTATTATTGCCAAGGCGGTATATCCGAAAATCAAGGTTTCTACCACACTGTTAATTCCTGCGATTATCTCGTTTTTTGCAACTACAAACGCAGACGGCGGAGTGTTTGTCGCGGCGCTCTTGTCGATAAGCGAGCCAAGTTGCGAAATCAGAGCCCAAGTATCGTTGCCGCTTAGGTTCGGCATTGTAATTTGTCGCCAAGTTCTGTCGATTTGCGTCAGAATTCGGTTTTCGAATTCGGCTGATATGTTTTCGCCTGTCCGACGGTCGTTATCGAAAAGAAGAACCCTTGACGAACGAATGGTTATAGGATGCGAAAATCTCGGTCGCGAGGCGGTCTCTCTGAGTTTGGCAATAATTATCATTGCCGCAACCCGTTCGGTAATTTGCTCGTTAGGCTCCATTACGGCAACAGGCGCGTGCGGAAACATTCTTACAAATTCGCGACTGTCAACAAGCAAAACCGCCGTCAATCTCTCTACAAGGGCAATTATGTTGGGATTTGCGTGCAAAAACGATAAAAACATCTGAGAATTAAGAAGTCGCACTACCGAAATCTCGTTTTCGTAAAACCTGTATATTGTATTTTCAAAGTCGCGCACAGCAATGGGACAGCGCATTCTGCGATTTGCCGTAGAAATCTGCGCCGCCAGCAAATGCGCTCTTTCGTTTTCAGCAAGATTTCTTGTATCATCGCAATGAAGATAGCCAACGCTTTTTATATTTATATTATATGCACTCGAAACCCCGCGCACTGCCAAAACAGGGTCGAGCTTCGGAATTGCGACAATTCCGTGCCTCAACAAAACAGAAAGTTTATCGTTAGGAATATTTTGCCCCAAAATACTGACGTGCGGAGCAA
This window contains:
- a CDS encoding DUF4388 domain-containing protein; its protein translation is MAINILATLVFLFMFTASVSAKIAVLHSHDSDNQLAQNLTVRLNTYAPSQRFFINDAGAIPYIQQTYPNIELFVIVSARVASDYAVIVREGRQRLAPHVSILGQNIPNDKLSVLLRHGIVAIPKLDPVLAVRGVSSAYNINIKSVGYLHCDDTRNLAENERAHLLAAQISTANRRMRCPIAVRDFENTIYRFYENEISVVRLLNSQMFLSFLHANPNIIALVERLTAVLLVDSREFVRMFPHAPVAVMEPNEQITERVAAMIIIAKLRETASRPRFSHPITIRSSRVLLFDNDRRTGENISAEFENRILTQIDRTWRQITMPNLSGNDTWALISQLGSLIDKSAATNTPPSAFVVAKNEIIAGINSVVETLIFGYTALAIIVIMLISNISKLFKRKKYKRKIAMLIPSAISKIKLVGSEGHSVSLKFLLESEGYRIKKAGSKGSLKKNLRKNFPNVLVADWESAGTTLQSCYLEFTKSPKFKQMVIILVNIPINKQTQVKKLYEGTSVHCYEDVSTLDEILVHLRGDKHFSSSSEGCYMSGIIMEDNLTAILQMIEGNMLTGCLVVEEDKPISVIYFRGGRVVYSVDKSGESGVKAIYNALSCRRGGFYFHLNRAAQNETLNLGTMEILMGWADQRDRFTEKVKAIDGKSKK